The Klebsiella aerogenes KCTC 2190 region GCTGCCATTGGCCATGGCGGTTATCGCCGCGCTGTGCCCAATTTCCGTACTGGCGCAGGATTTTACTCAGGAACAGATCGACGCCATCGTCGCGAAAGCCGTCGATAAAGCGCTGGCCGACCGCCAGGCTAAAATCGACGCTGCGGCCGATAAAAAGGTCGACGTGATGACCAACCCGCAAACCACCGCCGCTTCGCCGGATCTGGCGATCCCTTTCGGCCTGAAATTTAGCGGCTACGCCCGCTATGGCGCCCATTTCCAGACCGGCGACCAGAAATATGTCGGCGTCGACGGCTCCTATAACGGCGCCTCGGCGATTGGCCGTCTCGGTAACGAAAGCAACGGCGGCGAATTCCAGATCAGCAAAGCGTTCAAAAGCGCGCAGGGGGCCATCTGGGATCTCAACGTCATGTTTGACCACTGGAGCGACGAGGTTAACCTGAAAAAAGCCTACGTCGGCGTCACCAATGTTCTCGAATCCAACCCCAACGCCTATATCTGGGCCGGCCGCGATTTCCACCAGCGCCCGCAACAGGGGATCAACGACTACTTCTGGATGAACCACGACGGTCAGGGCGCGGGGGTGAAGAACTTCGATATCGGCGGCGTGCAGTTCGACGTGGCGACGGTGTCGCAGGTGAAATCCTGTAGCCCGGAAGTGATGGCCGATGAGACCAACCCGTCGCGCATCACCTGTACCGGCAGCTCCGATACCGGCGACAACGGCCACTACGCGCTGACCACCAAAACCCACAACATCAAGGCCGGGCCGATCGACGTCGAGGTGTACGCCAACTATGGCTTTGACTCAAAAGCGGTGGACAGCGACGCGCGCCTCGATGCCTGGCAGGGCGGGCTGGTGCTGAGCCACACCAACGACAGCGGGGTGAATAAGGTGATCCTGCGCTACTCCGACAACTCGGATAACAGCGTCTATAACAAAACCGACGACCTGACCACGGTCTACGCCAGCTTCGAGGGCAGCCATAAGTTCACCCAGCAGGCGCAGATCGAGTATCTGCTGGCCTTCCACGACTACGACAACGGCAAGGATAATACCGACAACCGTAAAAACTACGGCGCGATCGTCCGGCCAATGTACTTCTGGAACGATGTGCACTCGACCTGGCTGGAAGCGGGCTACCAGCGCGTTGACTACGACCAGGGCGGGGATAACCACGGCTGGAAGCTGACGCTGTCGCAGAACATCGCCATCGGTATGGGGCCGGAGTTCCGCCCGATGCTGCGCTTCTATGTGACCGGCGGCCAGGTGGATAACGAACACACCGCGAAAGTAGACGGTACCAGCGACGAGCGGCTGGATTCGCTGAACATCGGCGGTATGTTTGAGGCGTGGTTCTGAGGTAATAACCTGTGCCCGCATTTATGCCGGATGGCGGCATAAATGCCTTATCCGGCCTACGGTCCGTGCGACCTACCTTTAATTTATTCACTATGCTGGCTGAAACTGCCGGTGTTGGCGGCCTCAAAATCCCCGGTGGCGCTGCCGCTTACCGGGGCTACAGCGCTGTGCGATTTGGTAGCCCGGAGAAGGCGCAACGCGCCGCCTCCGGGAAAACCCCTGGCGGCGACTGGCCGCCCTCTGTGCGCTCCCTGTGCCATGAGAGTCATAACGCAGAAGAATATCTACGGAAAACCTCCTCCCCGTAGGCCCGCGCAAGCGTAGCGCCGCCGGGCAGTCAGACCCGTGCCCAGGTGGCGTCATCAATTCTTTATCTCTGGCTTAATCGGTGGGCGATGCGCTCAAGCTTCATCATCAACAGCAGCGTGACGCCCACCAGCACAATGGTCAGCGCCGAGCCATCGGCGATATTGCCGCGATCGGTGAGGCTGAAAATAGTCACCGGCAGCGTCGTCCAGCCCGGCGGATAGATCATCACCGTCGCGCCCAGTTCCCCCATCGACAGCGATAAGCTCAGCGCCAGCGCTGAAATCATCCACGGCGTCATCAGCGGCAGCGTCACATGACGCAGGCGATACCACGGCGAGGCGCCAAGACTGGAGGCGACGTTTTCAATATCGGCGGAAATCCGCGCCAGCCCGGTCGTTACGTTGCTGAAGGTAAAGGCGGAAATCAGTACAAAGTGCGCCGCCAGGACGATCCAAAAAGTACCATTCATCTGCAGCGGCCCTTGGCTGAACGCCACCAGAATGCCCAGTCCGACGGAAACCGAGGGGATAGCGCTGGGCAGATAAAACGCCAGGCCAAGATATTTCTGTAACTTCGCGCCATACTGGCGCAGCGCCAGCGCCGCCCACATCCCGCACAGCAGCGCCAGCAGGCTGGCGCAGAAGCCCGCCATCAGGCTCGAAAACAGCGAATCCCACGCCGCGCCGCGAAAGGCGTTAACAAAGTGGGTAAAGGTAAAGCCGGTGGGCAGCAGGCCGTTCCATTGTTTACTCAGGCTGGAGAGTAAAATCACCGCCAGCGGCAGCAGGAAAACGCCGGCAAAAAGCGTCACCGCCAGCGCGCCCGCCGCCGCGCGGCCTTTACGCGACCAAATCAACATCGTTAACTCCTTACGCCAGTGCGCGCCGCAGCCAGCCGATAGAGCATAAACAGCCCCAGCGACAGCAGAATATTAATCAGCGCAATCATGCAGGCCACGCTGTAATCCGACTCCAGAATCGCCTTGCTGTAGACCATCATCGGCAGGGTATTAACCCCTTTGGCGCCAATAAACAGCACGATACCGAACTCGTTAGTGGTCAACAGCAGGCACAGGCTGCCGCCCGCCATCAGCGCCGGTAGCGCCGCCGGGAAGATAACCTGGGTAATCACCCGTAGCGGATGGGCGCCGAGAATACTCGCCGCTTCCAGCTGGCTCTTATCTATCTGCCGCAGTCCCGCCATCAGCGGGCGCATCACCAGCGGCGTAAAGACGGTAATCTCCGCCAGAATCACGCCGTTTATTGAATAGAGAAAGTCTACCGGCGGCAGTTCAAAAGCAAACAACGCCATCAGGGTGCCGTTGAGCAGCCCCGCCGAGCCGTAAATAAAGGTGAATGCGAGGGTAATCAGGAAGGTCGGCAGCGCAATAAAAGTATCAATGACCCGGCTCACCAGCTGGCTGCCGGGGAACGGAATAAAGACCAGAATCAGCGCCAGCACGCTGCCGAGCACCAGGCAGCCAAGGGTGGCGAACACCGCAATCTGTAAGGTATTGAGCAGCGCGCCAATAAAGCGTTTTGAGTCAATCACCTGCCAGAAAGTTTCGCGGCTTAGATTGCCGCTGGCGTCACGTAATGCCTGTTCGGCGATCAACAGTAGCGGATAGAAAAATAGCGTCGCCAGCACCAGCAGCGGCAATGCCAGCCACAGGTAAGGGCGTAAGTTTCGCGCCGGACGCGCAAGCGTGAGGGTTTGCGCCATTATTGCACCTCGATCAGAACCGCATCGCCAGGTTCGAAGTAGAGCGCCAGCTTGTCCCCCGCGCGCGGCAGCGGGTTCACGTGGGTCATCACAATCCGCACCGCTTCGCCGGCAACATCGCACAGCAGATGCGTCAGATCGCCCTGCCAGTGTACCGAGGTCAGGGTAGCATTGAGACGATTACTGGTTGCCGATCGCGGCGCCAGGCTCATGTGCTGCGGGCGAATGCATAACAGCTTGTTGTTGCCATGCAGGCCGCCCCGGCTGAAGGCGTTAATCAGGCCGCCGCCACAGCTCACGCTAACCAGCCCCGGCTCGGTGCTGTCTTTCAGCGCCGTCGCCTGCAGGATATTGGCGCGGCCGAGGAATTCGGCGCTAAAGCGGTTCGGTGGATAGTGATAGAGCTCGTGCGTTTCGCCGTGGGCGATCAGCGAACCGTCTTTCATGATGCCGATTTTGTCCGCCAGGGTCAGCGCTTCGGTCTGATCGTGGGTGACGTAGAGAATGGTCAGTTCCGGCAGTTCGCGATGCAGACGGGCAATCTCTTCCACCATGTTATGACGAATTTGCGCATCCAGCGCCGACAGCGGTTCATCAAGCAACAGTACCCGAGGACGCACGGCAATCGCGCGGGCTATCGCGACGCGCTGCTGCTGGCCGCCGGAAAGCTGATGCGGGTAGCGGGTGGCGTAATCCGCCATACCGACGATTTTTAAGGCTTCGGTCACCCGCTCGGCGATAAGCCCCCTGGGCTGCTTCTGCGCCCGCAGGCCGAAAGCAACGTTATCTTCCACCTTCATATGTGGGAACAGCGCGTAGTTCTGCACCACCATCGCCAGCCCGCGTTTGTACGGCGGCAACTGGGTGACGTCAGTATCGCCGATCAGGATCCGACCGCCAGCCGGTTGCACAAAACCGGCAATCGCCCGCAGCACCGTGGTTTTCCCTGAACCGGAAGGGCCTATCAGCGCCAGCACCTCACCGGGTTCAATGGTCAATGACAGCGGTTTTAAGACCACGTTGCCGTGGTATGAAACGCGCAGCGAGTCCAGGGTGATCCCGGAAGTCCCCGCCAGCGACGGGGAAGAAGTGACGGAGGTTTTCATCAACATCAGGCTTACTCGCTATCAGTCACTTTATGCCAGCGGGCAATGTCAGCCGACAGCGATACCGCGACATCATCCCAGTTCGGCTCCCAGCTCTTCACGCCGTCGAGCGCCGCTTTCGCCGCCTTAAAGTTAGCGTCATCCGGCGTCACATCGCTGCGTACCGGCAGGCCCCAGGAGCGCGCGCTGACGCTGGATTGCGCCGGTTTATCCAGCAGGAAATTGATCAGCTTCTTGCCGTTTTCGCTGTTCGGTCCGTTCTGTACCAACCCGATGGTGTAGGGCAGCGCCAGCGCGCTATGCTCGCCTTTATCATCCGCCGGCCAGAAAATTTTAACGTTCGGGTTACGCGCCATCTGCGACAGGTTCATCTGCAGATCACCGTTGGCGACGTACAGCTCGCCTTTATTGACCAGCGCAGTCAGCTTGCCGGTCGAGGCCGATGGGCCAACGTTATTGGCCTGCAGCTTACCCAGATACGCAAAACCGGCGTCTTTACCGCCGAGGCTGTGGAACGCCTGCAGCATCACCGCGGTACCGTCGCCCGCCTGCCCCGGCGTGGAGTACTGCAACTTGTTCTTAAAGCGGCTATCCAGCAGATCCTGCCAGCTGGCCGGCGCGGTTTTCA contains the following coding sequences:
- a CDS encoding carbohydrate porin; amino-acid sequence: MNTVKKLPLAMAVIAALCPISVLAQDFTQEQIDAIVAKAVDKALADRQAKIDAAADKKVDVMTNPQTTAASPDLAIPFGLKFSGYARYGAHFQTGDQKYVGVDGSYNGASAIGRLGNESNGGEFQISKAFKSAQGAIWDLNVMFDHWSDEVNLKKAYVGVTNVLESNPNAYIWAGRDFHQRPQQGINDYFWMNHDGQGAGVKNFDIGGVQFDVATVSQVKSCSPEVMADETNPSRITCTGSSDTGDNGHYALTTKTHNIKAGPIDVEVYANYGFDSKAVDSDARLDAWQGGLVLSHTNDSGVNKVILRYSDNSDNSVYNKTDDLTTVYASFEGSHKFTQQAQIEYLLAFHDYDNGKDNTDNRKNYGAIVRPMYFWNDVHSTWLEAGYQRVDYDQGGDNHGWKLTLSQNIAIGMGPEFRPMLRFYVTGGQVDNEHTAKVDGTSDERLDSLNIGGMFEAWF
- the phnV gene encoding 2-aminoethylphosphonate ABC transport system, membrane component PhnV, with protein sequence MLIWSRKGRAAAGALAVTLFAGVFLLPLAVILLSSLSKQWNGLLPTGFTFTHFVNAFRGAAWDSLFSSLMAGFCASLLALLCGMWAALALRQYGAKLQKYLGLAFYLPSAIPSVSVGLGILVAFSQGPLQMNGTFWIVLAAHFVLISAFTFSNVTTGLARISADIENVASSLGASPWYRLRHVTLPLMTPWMISALALSLSLSMGELGATVMIYPPGWTTLPVTIFSLTDRGNIADGSALTIVLVGVTLLLMMKLERIAHRLSQR
- the phnU gene encoding 2-aminoethylphosphonate ABC transporter permease subunit, encoding MAQTLTLARPARNLRPYLWLALPLLVLATLFFYPLLLIAEQALRDASGNLSRETFWQVIDSKRFIGALLNTLQIAVFATLGCLVLGSVLALILVFIPFPGSQLVSRVIDTFIALPTFLITLAFTFIYGSAGLLNGTLMALFAFELPPVDFLYSINGVILAEITVFTPLVMRPLMAGLRQIDKSQLEAASILGAHPLRVITQVIFPAALPALMAGGSLCLLLTTNEFGIVLFIGAKGVNTLPMMVYSKAILESDYSVACMIALINILLSLGLFMLYRLAAARTGVRS
- the phnS gene encoding 2-aminoethylphosphonate ABC transporter substrate-binding protein, which encodes MKLSRLALLSLFALTSSPVWADGVVTVYSADGLHDGDNSWYQSQFDAFTKATGIKVQYVEGGSGAIVERLAKERTNPQADVLVTVPPFIQRAAKEQLLATFTPQGSAQIPGANDRYAPLVNNYLTFIYNGQLLKTAPASWQDLLDSRFKNKLQYSTPGQAGDGTAVMLQAFHSLGGKDAGFAYLGKLQANNVGPSASTGKLTALVNKGELYVANGDLQMNLSQMARNPNVKIFWPADDKGEHSALALPYTIGLVQNGPNSENGKKLINFLLDKPAQSSVSARSWGLPVRSDVTPDDANFKAAKAALDGVKSWEPNWDDVAVSLSADIARWHKVTDSE
- the phnT gene encoding 2-aminoethylphosphonate ABC transport system ATP-binding subunit PhnT, which gives rise to MLMKTSVTSSPSLAGTSGITLDSLRVSYHGNVVLKPLSLTIEPGEVLALIGPSGSGKTTVLRAIAGFVQPAGGRILIGDTDVTQLPPYKRGLAMVVQNYALFPHMKVEDNVAFGLRAQKQPRGLIAERVTEALKIVGMADYATRYPHQLSGGQQQRVAIARAIAVRPRVLLLDEPLSALDAQIRHNMVEEIARLHRELPELTILYVTHDQTEALTLADKIGIMKDGSLIAHGETHELYHYPPNRFSAEFLGRANILQATALKDSTEPGLVSVSCGGGLINAFSRGGLHGNNKLLCIRPQHMSLAPRSATSNRLNATLTSVHWQGDLTHLLCDVAGEAVRIVMTHVNPLPRAGDKLALYFEPGDAVLIEVQ